The Gossypium hirsutum isolate 1008001.06 chromosome D07, Gossypium_hirsutum_v2.1, whole genome shotgun sequence genome includes the window tctggtagagtagcaagcaaccaaagtcctaaaatctcgtcatcaaatttgacacccataccaagcaactgattcatcatactctgaaattcactaacatggtcagctatagacattccttctttatatttcagcgccatcattttcttcagcaaaaataacttgttattgcccgacctcgaagcatacaagctttcaagcttctcccacaatgttcgagcatgtgtctcctgatcaatgtgattgtaaacattttcttcaacaaattgccgaataaagccacatacttgttgatgctcaaattcccattcttcatcacttttcgaatcgggtttttgagtagtaaagaccggaagatgcaaagccttcacaaacaacatgtccttcattttattccgccaaagttgataatttgtgccattcaacataatcatcttgctcgtattaatttccataattatctgacacaataacctggctctgataccagtttgttgggaagaaaccgaacaaccgaaacaaagcgaaagcacaacctgtgttctttctctccttataactcctgtcaaaaattatggcaagcacaatagtacaagatatgttctctagcaaccttaatcaaccacaaatcaactaatgcaaccacaacaaaaataaatagagacaccgatatttttacgtggaaaacccctttaaatcaagggtaaaaaaccacgggactttagagtccgataaagagctctactatcatcaaatgttcgactacaagatcacaatatcaagcctacaacaagcattcaactccgacaaggctaacaatatgtaatctttagcaaaagagagaaaaatgagagaacatcaccaaaaacgtagctgctgaaaaatgggtatttccgacgctacaagactcggatgaaaaatccgaccgtacaaagtcaagaacaccttatcacctagctgctgtccaaaaatcagctcaatcgaaccacggatggaccttcgatcgaagagttgatcactggtgcaccaagcttgaaaaactgaaattttcttctctctttctctctgttttaatttgagattttttttttttttttgctctcctGCTAAAATTTTTGCCCAACACCCGTTAAAAAAACCCCCAAAGTGGctttttgacaaaaccaaagaaGGGACAAAACATTATAGcataaaatatgggtttcccacatagtgggacccatacccaacatgAACTTCTATAGttcttcattattttctttttttttcagatAACCTACAAGGTTAGGACGCGGACTTGACATTCGGAGGGCTCGATTCGGAATATTgatttcaatataaaaatattttagattgattattttataattatggtTATTTGAAGTTATATTAATTTGGGGACAATAatcctaatatataacttttgtacATTAACCTAATTTCTGATCAgtccatcattaattagaaattagttagtagagtatctacacatatttgccCCACTTTATTTTATAACTAATGctcaataaaccttaaccaaattagatcactcttaatttgggctaacattttatgatagtaaataatatataacatgTAATTcctcttattatatatgtgatgtccatattttctaaCACGCGTAGGAGCGGGCACAACAACTAATAAGGGAGTGACTTGtgacaattcaattcaatttatattatttatattatttatttattttattctattttatttactcTAGGGTTTTATTCTAATtagatttatatatttataattataaaattttaaatattaatatatatagttatcgtttatatattttagtttaatagttaggttaggttaggttagtttatttatttatttattattactaaaaaaacccaaaaatccgaTTAAACTGTGCCTTAACTTTTCATCTAAGTTGCCAATGTCGTTTGCCTTTGTTCCCTTAGCAGCAGCCAGTTGACTCCAGCAGCTAGCCCGTTACAGCCGCCACACGAGCACCACCAAGCAACATCGACCATCGTCGACAGGGGAGCCACGATGAAACCTCCAACAACCATGTGAGAAACAACCGTTTGGCTCGTGTAGTGGGAGAGGATATGGCTACTTTCCCCACTCTAAATCCATCTTCTTTTGGACCCGATGGTCGCTTGCTTCCTCACGAGGATGAGGTCTCTGTTGATGATTAGGGGAGGTCCTTTCCCTTCTCTTTTGTACTTTCAGTTgtgatatttatttttgaattttctttttatggTCGTGTCTCCCTCACATCGAGAACAATGTGTTATTTAAGTTTAAGGAAAAGATACAATCGTCATTTTAGGCATATTTTTGGGTTTCTAGTTGTGTTGTTTGGTTTTTAGTTAGTTTGCATATTTAGTAAAAAAAGAGATTGTTTAATATTAGTTGATGATGATACAGCATGCCTCAATACTTTCGGATTAAAAGATAATTTTGCATGATGCAAATTCTGTGATATTTTCTTGCAATTGATTGTCCTACAATTTTGAGCATGTATTTAAATCTAATGGTTTGCTAATGAGTAATTACATGTGGGTGTAAATGTCATTGAAATTGTATGAAACTTAGTTGAAGGAATGATTTAAGTATTATTTAGATTGTTTGTGCCTTTCAAGCTAACTATACATATATGAATACCTcagtacttgtaacacccctaaccctaatCCGtcattggaatagggttacgaagtattaccaaaCTTTTTAGATCAAATGcaaacatttcataccatttaacatatatattagAAACTAATCATAATctctcatattgtcccttatatgagccattgaggcccaaaatacgcattagaaataaattggaactaaatcggaaactcagagaattttttagaaaatatcaaaaattttcaatGGAGCAggggatacacgcccgtgtggccaggccgtgtggctcacacagttAAGAGACATGCCCCTGTCTCAGGCTGCgtaggcattcgaaataggggcacacggccgtgtcccagcccgtgtccaaattacagtgcttactgacttgggtcatacggccaagccacatgtcCGTTTGCTAGGACGTGTGAAAATACCTgggcattttgtttctcaattttaatgatgcaggggacacacggccagaccacacgcccatgtgcttagctgtgtgtcgtacacggctgagatacacgcccgtgtctctacccgtgtgaacgaaaataggccattttaggGCCATGTTTCTCACCCATGTAGGTATCAACCTAGgcataacattttaaacataaatatactATAACAAAGCATTCAAAACAGGCCAAAATCAAGtattatatacaatatatcatcacatataccctaaatactcaaacttacccttttagtccatttaacaagttttactaattaaatatttataagcaTATCTcattcacatccacatcactatTTACTTCATTTCCCAACCATAGATATCTAAGTTGATTATGTGAACAAAACATCACTCATAACATCTATTCAAGCCAACTTGATCTATTCTACATCAATCACTGTACATACCATATAAACCATATTGAACGCTTCAAAAACTACCGGaataagttggatagtgtgacttaaTGTGCTGATCCGATCTCCCGACCTCACGATAATCTACAAAGAAATTAAGcgacacaagtaagcttaataaaacttagtaagttcgatggGTTAAACGtaaatcttaccgaacctactatagcaaatcaattaaataaaatcattcaatGTAAACTTCCTACCAATCACAACTTCAAATGATGAATACACTTATTTCAAATCAATACCAACAATAAGTAATATgtctttcaatttcaatacaTAAATCACCTTACCGAGTCTTTCCCaaatcgaagaacgacttacggataagagtataTCATTTTTTAGAAGCTCgaaagctgaacagaagctcatgaAAGCTAAAcaaaaacccataagggttgaacggaagctcgtaagagctgaacagaaacccataagggttaaacagaagctcaataGAGTTCAACAGAAACTTAtatgagttaaacagaagctcgtgagagctaaacggaaagaaaacatgaaagttcacaacaaatgttgaacctcattttacttgggtaatttgcagTCATTTTCCTCCAAAGCCGTCAATTCATTGAATGTTGAATGTACTCATATCCCGCGTTCCATTTAATcctaaaattcaattcaaattttataactttaacaatatttcattttcaaaaatagaataaatacataatatcattcataaaatcaatataaatatttaagtttaacCGTACGAGCATtggaaaaaaaatccaaaagtgAGGTGCTTCATTGTTTCTTTAGTTAAGTACTTCTATTAGTTGTTTTATGGAGTTCCATGTTAATTATGTTACCTTTATATCATGTTTTGTCTTTAAGGAATGGAGAGATAAGGAAGTGAGCAGTAAAAGGTAGAGTTGAACATGAGTTGAGCGCTTAATATGAGAAGTGGGGGAACGATACTTCTAACTTATATTCGATCCATAAGTAATTAGTGCTTAAAGTTTAAGCTTAAATTTACTCTTCATCCATACCTTAGAAGCTGAATAAAGTCTTATGGACCTTTACCTAAGTTTTGTCATGCATTAGTGGAGAGATAGATTGAAAGGCAATTGTGTGAGACCTTTTTCAATGACGTTTCACTCCGTGTAATTTGATTTGGCTTAATTGCTAGATTTGAAACATTCACACACACAAAAGGTATAGAGATGGATCGATTAGCTAACGCGCGTtggatgaaattgtaattttaaGGTTTTACTATTGACTGTTTCGATTAGTAATAGATCTCTTTGAGATCGATATTTTATACTACTTGGAACGATATGTATATTTACGTGTGCGATTTTTGATCAACAACAACAAAGCACCAAGCCTTATTATCGATCGATGCCTAAATTTCCCGAGAGGGTTGTTTTgatttcctttctcttttgaGATTTTATCTTTGGGTTTTTCTGAAATTGAAGATTATTATGTGGTGGGAGTGAGTGCATAATAAgcatgagagagagagagaagagtaTGAAAACGGTTGAATTAATTTTATAGGTTGAATAATTTATTAAACATTGCTAGAAGTAACTGGAAAAAAAATGTGTGAAAATGAGAATATAGGAGTACTAAATATAAGAAATGGAatgaattaaaactaaaatttcccATTTACGGCAAGTGTATATACAAACCCTAAATGTGTTACCTGAGCTAAACCTATGATAATGTGTTTATTCCGTAAAATAGTGAGCATAAATATTTCACTCCctattttaaagtttaagctCTTTGTCACAATTGACGGTAATAATAATATTCATTATGTTCGTAATTGTGATTTACACACGTAGATTCAATTTCTTTCCTAATTTAAGCCGTCGATAAAATGTTTTATACCATAGTTTGTGGTGGCGGAATGTAATCTGGCGGAATCTGAGGTGGCAGATATTTTGGTGCAAAGTCGGATTTAGGCTCTTTTCGTCGGCGAACACTGCATCCGATGTTGAAGATGATGAGGATAAGTACGAGGATGACTAGGTTAACGATGGCCATAAACCGCCATTGTTTCTTAATGTCAACTAAAAACCCACCCTTACAAGACTTGCAGTCGTAGCAGAGCTTCTCCTTGTCGTTGCTCCATGTCAAGCAGTCGATGTCGGGCACGTCCGGTCCCGATTTCGGCATCTCCCAAAATGTTGCATTTTTCTTTTCGTACTTGCAATACATGGGTGGCTTGCAACAACCAGActgaaataaaagaattaaaaggattTATCACCCTAAACTTGACAACAACTTTAATTGTTTCATATGTGACAAAAAATTTATGGTGTTAGTCTATATAGTTTAACAacatttgagatttagtccttgtaacagaaaacttaaaaattaagctATTTAACTGTTTTGATTTAACAATTTCAATTCAGTCATCCAAATAGTAAGTatttttgtaaaaagaaaattatcAATTGGGCATGTTGATTAAGTTGCTTTCATGTAAAGTGTCATATGATTGGCAAGTTTTAACAAAAATTACCAACAACGATGATATGATTGAACtaggatttttaaattaaaaatataagaagatttaaattttaacttttaaagtacatagactaaatctcaaattctacAGAATTATACAGAGTAATAGCATTTTTAACCTAAAAAATAAGAGTTTCGATTAAAAAAAACTCTTTGACCCCTCTTAAAATCAAAGCAATTAATCCTTCTCAATTTCGAAGttgaataattaatatttttcatcaactgtacatattttttattagtaaaaaaaaatttaacccttaatgttTACAAATTATGTCAATCTGatattaagttaataaatttaCCTTGCAACATTGATGCAAAATACATACACATCAAGGACTAAGTTTATCAtgatatcaatcaaaattatgaaCAACTGATAGAAAAAATGCTTACTTTTGAAATTGATAagaattaaattgtttcaatttttCTAAAGGGGACCAATTTATTCAATACCAAAATTAAAAGAGACCGAAAAgctatttttaccaaaaatttttGAAGATGATAAAAGGTTTTAAAAAATCACATGTATCATAGAAATTCATAAGGACCAATTTGCTACATTATTTCTTTTTGGgagattttaaagattaaattgcttTGTTATTTTTTCTAAAGAGATTGATGTACTCAATATTAAAATTCTGAGGGACTTAAAAGGTGTTTTTACCAAGAATTTAAAAGATGATAAAGATTTTAAACAAAAAAGAATCCgctataaaaaaacattaaaaactaaatttataattatatgaacGATTGAATTTGATGTTTGACACGATTATAttacttcaaattttaaaaaaggaaatcaaatttttcaatattgaaattaaaatgcgtttttttaccaaaaatgataaaattttaaaaatgaaaaagaaaaagaaatcacctGTATCATAGAAAACTTTTGCTTGATGAACCCTAATTTAAAAATTGCTTTTTCACTATGAAGAGAACTGCAAATATTGGATTCACTCAAACAACTCCGTACTTTTTCCCAATGCTGCGCATCCAAATAATTCTTCTTCAGCCACCGTGAATAATCCTTCAACCGCACCGATCCCACTCCCTTTCCGGCTATCCTCTT containing:
- the LOC107956536 gene encoding tetraspanin-8; the protein is MVRISNAIFNCINFIPLVLGLIAVVVSIYFSRNDSTVCETSARNPLLIIGIISVFVAVLALIGSCTKNGSIFLTIYSVLLILIILALFCLTFFALIVSNKELAKRIAGKGVGSVRLKDYSRWLKKNYLDAQHWEKVRSCLSESNICSSLHSEKAIFKLGFIKQKFSMIQSGCCKPPMYCKYEKKNATFWEMPKSGPDVPDIDCLTWSNDKEKLCYDCKSCKGGFLVDIKKQWRFMAIVNLVILVLILIIFNIGCSVRRRKEPKSDFAPKYLPPQIPPDYIPPPQTMV